One Synechococcus sp. JA-2-3B'a(2-13) genomic window carries:
- a CDS encoding HU family DNA-binding protein, which produces MNKAELVDAVAHRANVTKKEAEAVISAALEIIVEEVASRDENGEPKGKVILVGFGSFEARKRKEREGRNPKTNQKMVIPERIVPTFAAGKSFREAVAGGKS; this is translated from the coding sequence GATGCCGTCGCTCATCGCGCCAATGTAACCAAAAAAGAAGCGGAGGCTGTCATTTCGGCAGCACTGGAGATCATTGTCGAAGAGGTCGCATCCCGCGATGAAAACGGTGAACCCAAGGGGAAGGTGATCCTGGTGGGCTTCGGCTCCTTTGAGGCTCGCAAGCGCAAAGAGCGGGAAGGTCGCAACCCGAAAACCAACCAAAAGATGGTGATCCCAGAGAGAATCGTCCCCACTTTTGCGGCGGGCAAGTCATTCCGCGAAGCAGTAGCAGGGGGGAAATCTTAA
- the cobD gene encoding threonine-phosphate decarboxylase CobD: MERPRHGGNWAWGAAIAGCSPQEILDFSASLNPLGPPESVLQALTQALSAADPVVISRYPDPDYRDLRICLANHWAVDPEWIFVGNGAAELLTWAARDAQGREVWLPQPAFGDYARALRAAGATIKPLPFFPGQGSAGFTLLQEPLPVAGKGNRVLWLNNPHNPTGWLIPQQDILPLLPQFDRVVVDEAFMDFLPGEPTLSLNSSPSAMPRSQTLIPHLAAHPNTIVIRSLTKFFTLPGLRIGFAVGHPDHWQRWRQWRDPWSVNGLAGVAVAAALADEDFRRRTLAWLPVAREHLFRGLQALPGWDPWPGQANFVLVRCPGSATQIQRALLQRHRILVRDCLSFPELGDRYLRIGLRTLPEQEQLLSACREILENS, from the coding sequence GTGGAGCGGCCTCGACACGGTGGCAATTGGGCTTGGGGAGCAGCAATCGCTGGCTGCTCTCCCCAGGAGATTCTGGATTTTTCGGCCAGCTTGAATCCGCTGGGCCCACCGGAATCGGTCTTGCAAGCTCTGACTCAGGCGCTGTCTGCAGCAGACCCGGTTGTAATCAGCCGCTACCCGGATCCCGACTATCGGGACTTGCGCATCTGTTTAGCCAACCATTGGGCTGTCGATCCCGAGTGGATCTTTGTGGGCAATGGGGCAGCGGAGTTGCTCACCTGGGCAGCCCGGGATGCGCAAGGGCGGGAGGTATGGCTGCCCCAGCCTGCTTTTGGGGATTATGCGCGGGCTCTGCGGGCAGCAGGGGCGACCATCAAGCCGCTGCCTTTTTTCCCCGGCCAGGGATCCGCCGGTTTTACCCTTCTGCAGGAACCCCTTCCGGTGGCAGGCAAGGGAAACCGGGTGCTCTGGCTGAACAACCCTCATAACCCGACGGGCTGGCTGATCCCGCAGCAAGATATCCTGCCTCTCCTGCCCCAGTTCGACCGGGTGGTGGTGGACGAGGCTTTTATGGACTTTTTGCCGGGGGAGCCCACCCTGAGCTTAAACTCCAGCCCGTCGGCAATGCCCCGCAGCCAAACCTTGATCCCCCACCTGGCGGCTCATCCCAACACCATCGTCATCCGTTCCCTCACCAAGTTTTTCACCCTGCCCGGCTTGCGCATTGGCTTTGCGGTGGGGCACCCGGATCACTGGCAGCGCTGGCGGCAGTGGCGGGATCCCTGGAGCGTCAACGGATTGGCGGGAGTGGCAGTGGCGGCAGCTTTGGCCGATGAGGACTTCCGCCGGCGCACCTTGGCCTGGCTACCCGTGGCCCGAGAGCATTTGTTCAGGGGTTTGCAAGCACTGCCCGGCTGGGATCCCTGGCCTGGTCAAGCCAATTTTGTGTTGGTGCGCTGCCCTGGCTCTGCCACGCAAATTCAGCGGGCGCTGCTGCAGCGGCACCGGATTCTGGTGCGGGATTGCCTGAGTTTTCCCGAGCTGGGAGATCGCTACCTGCGCATTGGCCTGCGCACCCTGCCGGAGCAGGAGCAGTTGTTATCCGCCTGCCGGGAGATCCTGGAGAATAGCTAG
- a CDS encoding PIN domain-containing protein produces the protein MAEIPPLLVFDSPVILAGRLALWQEWARFGVCVLPQAVMAELERLSRQAIDPQEESTAREFLRHWPSLGFAVSEARALVGGAGAGDQSMRVRLEEAIAECAYALAQQQPGTLVVLVSNDRPLVGRIQGLGLNNLCAISLAELNRWMRQQQRPQAVVMALNRLPGPPIPAAQLTSSTLAPPARPLSSSPASGNPPAQARQRSGAAQVGPITARLWPFLKSLQNALALLLALVFLSATGLLAWRLLDPEGSEGIWRRLPLSRIPWIRDL, from the coding sequence ATGGCCGAGATCCCGCCTCTCCTCGTCTTCGATAGCCCGGTGATCCTGGCCGGTCGTCTGGCTCTATGGCAAGAGTGGGCTCGATTTGGGGTGTGTGTGCTGCCGCAGGCAGTGATGGCCGAGCTAGAACGCCTGAGCCGGCAGGCTATTGATCCCCAAGAAGAATCGACAGCCCGCGAGTTTTTGCGCCACTGGCCCAGCCTGGGGTTTGCCGTCTCAGAAGCCCGTGCCCTGGTGGGTGGCGCCGGTGCCGGCGATCAGTCCATGAGGGTACGTTTGGAAGAAGCGATTGCCGAATGCGCCTATGCCCTGGCCCAGCAGCAGCCGGGAACGCTGGTGGTTTTGGTCAGCAACGACCGGCCTTTGGTGGGGCGAATTCAGGGTCTGGGTCTCAACAACCTCTGTGCCATCTCTCTGGCAGAGCTGAACCGGTGGATGCGTCAGCAGCAGCGCCCTCAGGCTGTGGTTATGGCTTTGAATCGGTTACCAGGGCCACCCATTCCTGCCGCCCAGTTGACGTCCTCTACCCTCGCTCCACCTGCCCGTCCCTTGAGTTCCTCTCCAGCTTCCGGGAACCCCCCCGCCCAGGCGCGGCAGCGGTCTGGAGCTGCTCAGGTGGGGCCGATCACAGCCCGCCTCTGGCCCTTTTTGAAAAGCCTACAGAATGCCCTTGCGTTGTTGCTGGCCCTGGTTTTCCTCTCGGCAACCGGGTTGCTGGCCTGGCGCCTGCTCGATCCAGAAGGAAGTGAAGGGATCTGGCGGCGGCTACCTCTCTCTCGGATCCCTTGGATTCGGGATCTGTAG
- the purN gene encoding phosphoribosylglycinamide formyltransferase produces the protein MNSPSLLWPDPDGIPVPSQPGILGILASGNGSNFEAIAQAIEAGELQAQIAVVITNNPKAYVRQRAQKRGIPCVLLDHRDYPCREDLDAAILQVLWQHHVEWVIMAGWMRLVTQVLLSAYPDRVLNLHPSLLPSFKGLRAVEQALKCGVKIAGCTVHRVTLEMDSGPIVAQAAVPVLPEDTVESLYRRIQAQEHRLYPLAIRLCLAEGSLLPKSSGKLHN, from the coding sequence ATGAACTCGCCCAGCTTACTCTGGCCGGATCCCGACGGGATCCCAGTGCCCTCTCAACCGGGGATCCTTGGCATTTTGGCTTCCGGCAATGGCAGCAATTTCGAAGCTATTGCCCAAGCCATTGAGGCTGGGGAACTGCAGGCCCAGATTGCTGTGGTCATCACCAACAACCCCAAAGCCTACGTGCGGCAGCGGGCCCAAAAGCGAGGGATCCCTTGCGTCTTGCTCGACCACCGAGACTACCCCTGTCGCGAAGACCTGGATGCAGCTATCCTCCAAGTGCTCTGGCAGCATCACGTGGAATGGGTGATCATGGCCGGGTGGATGCGCCTGGTTACCCAGGTGTTGTTGTCCGCCTACCCGGATCGCGTCCTGAACCTGCATCCTAGCCTGCTGCCCAGCTTCAAGGGCCTGCGGGCTGTTGAACAAGCCCTGAAGTGCGGTGTGAAAATCGCCGGCTGCACCGTTCATCGGGTCACCCTGGAAATGGACAGTGGCCCCATCGTGGCCCAAGCAGCCGTGCCGGTTCTGCCCGAAGATACCGTGGAATCCCTTTACCGGCGCATCCAGGCCCAGGAGCACCGCCTCTACCCGCTGGCCATCCGCCTCTGCCTGGCAGAGGGATCCCTGCTACCCAAGTCTTCGGGGAAGCTGCACAATTGA
- the aat gene encoding leucyl/phenylalanyl-tRNA--protein transferase, with protein sequence MQVDLATILSGYAQGYFLMADEETGSLAWYGTGRHAVIPLDERFHCPRSLRPLVRSGRFQVRLNCAFEQVVEGCAARPQTWISPELKQIYAALHRSGFAHSFETWQGETLAGGILGIALGAAFIGESMFYRIPNGSKVALVKLVEHLRERGFRLFDAQLMNPHLARFGAFLMDGQEYLKLLQQCLGIPCRFN encoded by the coding sequence ATGCAGGTGGATCTGGCCACCATTTTGTCAGGCTATGCCCAAGGCTACTTTCTGATGGCCGACGAAGAGACGGGATCCCTGGCCTGGTACGGCACCGGCCGGCACGCGGTGATCCCCCTCGATGAGCGATTTCACTGCCCCCGTTCGTTGCGGCCCTTGGTGCGCAGCGGTCGCTTTCAGGTGCGGCTGAACTGCGCTTTTGAGCAGGTGGTAGAGGGCTGTGCCGCTCGTCCCCAAACCTGGATTAGCCCCGAGCTGAAGCAGATTTACGCAGCTCTGCACCGGTCTGGCTTTGCCCACAGCTTTGAAACCTGGCAGGGAGAGACCTTGGCAGGCGGGATCCTGGGTATTGCCCTTGGAGCGGCGTTTATCGGCGAGTCGATGTTCTACCGCATCCCCAACGGCTCGAAGGTGGCCTTGGTGAAGTTGGTGGAGCACTTACGGGAGCGGGGCTTTCGCCTATTCGACGCTCAGTTGATGAACCCGCACCTGGCCCGTTTTGGTGCTTTTCTCATGGATGGACAAGAGTACCTGAAGCTATTGCAGCAGTGCCTGGGGATCCCTTGTCGGTTCAATTAA
- a CDS encoding low molecular weight protein-tyrosine-phosphatase: MSQKLLFVCLGNICRSPTAEGITNHLLRSSGHKEAIICDSAGTAAYHIGSPPDRRMQQAARCYGLELQGKARQIRPADLREFDLILAMDRQNYRDILSLDPQGKYAEKVRLMCSYCRSHSDEEVPDPYYGGEAGFHYVIELLWDACSGLLESLVPGIQCPPLPPRA, from the coding sequence ATGAGCCAAAAGCTTCTGTTTGTCTGTCTGGGTAACATCTGTCGCTCTCCCACTGCTGAGGGCATCACCAATCACCTTTTGCGCAGCAGCGGCCATAAGGAAGCAATTATCTGCGACTCAGCAGGTACGGCAGCCTATCACATCGGCAGCCCCCCAGATAGGCGCATGCAACAAGCAGCCCGATGCTATGGCCTAGAGCTACAAGGCAAGGCCCGCCAGATTCGACCTGCCGACCTGCGCGAGTTTGACCTGATCCTGGCTATGGATCGACAAAATTACCGCGACATTCTCAGCTTGGATCCCCAGGGAAAATATGCCGAGAAAGTGCGCCTGATGTGCAGCTATTGCCGCTCTCATTCTGACGAAGAAGTTCCGGATCCCTACTACGGGGGTGAGGCTGGATTCCATTACGTGATCGAGCTGCTCTGGGATGCCTGTAGCGGCTTGCTGGAATCCCTGGTTCCCGGGATCCAATGCCCACCGTTGCCCCCCCGTGCTTGA
- a CDS encoding nucleotidyltransferase family protein has protein sequence MQKQEVLTLLANHQNTLKDFGVKSLMLFGSVARDEAQTDSDIDLLVEFDRPVGLFTFARLKRYLEEILESPVDLGTPDSLKPYLQESVLREVVRAF, from the coding sequence ATGCAAAAACAGGAAGTCCTTACATTACTGGCAAATCACCAGAACACTCTGAAGGACTTTGGCGTAAAGTCTCTAATGCTCTTTGGTTCAGTAGCAAGGGATGAAGCGCAAACAGACAGTGATATCGATCTGCTAGTAGAGTTTGACCGTCCAGTTGGATTGTTCACTTTTGCACGCTTGAAACGATATCTAGAGGAAATTTTAGAGAGTCCGGTTGATCTAGGTACGCCTGACTCCCTCAAGCCCTATCTGCAAGAATCCGTTCTCCGGGAGGTGGTTCGTGCCTTCTAG
- a CDS encoding PIN domain-containing protein, with product MSDVLRRKGFERYITEEERMEFLSTFVRDGVLVEIVERVATCRDPKDDKFLELAVNGKARCACR from the coding sequence TTGAGCGATGTCCTGCGGCGCAAAGGATTTGAAAGGTATATAACCGAGGAAGAACGGATGGAGTTCTTGAGCACTTTTGTTAGAGATGGCGTCTTGGTGGAGATTGTAGAGCGCGTGGCGACGTGTCGTGATCCCAAAGACGACAAGTTTCTTGAACTGGCTGTTAATGGCAAGGCAAGATGTGCGTGCCGTTAG
- a CDS encoding DUF4288 domain-containing protein has translation MDRQDINVYIAVLVYESSSSSPDYKTLFEGSFMLIKASSLEEANQKAQEYANAHTYTFNNEVGDSITWKLKHIVDVNQVLYDVDLDGAEIYARHFRNYQAYKEFEPLLSGEEL, from the coding sequence ATGGATCGTCAAGACATAAACGTTTATATCGCTGTGTTAGTTTATGAATCTTCATCATCATCGCCAGACTATAAAACTCTTTTCGAAGGGAGTTTTATGCTAATAAAGGCTAGTTCTCTAGAAGAAGCAAATCAGAAAGCCCAGGAATATGCAAACGCTCATACATATACATTTAATAATGAAGTAGGTGACTCAATAACGTGGAAGTTAAAGCATATTGTTGATGTGAATCAAGTTTTGTATGATGTCGATCTTGATGGAGCAGAAATTTACGCTCGACATTTTCGTAATTATCAAGCATATAAAGAGTTTGAACCACTTTTGTCAGGTGAAGAACTATAG
- a CDS encoding magnesium chelatase subunit H produces MFTLVKPITRHVAPDELGGRRLMKVVYVVLEPQYQSALTAAVQRINARNPKLAVELSGYLVEELRDPSGYEAFRRDLETANVFIGSLIFIEDIAQKVVQAVQPLRERLDAVVVFPSMPEVMRLNKMGSFSMAQLGQSKSAIAQFMRKRQQGSNFQEGMLKLLQTLPKVLKYLPFDKAQDARNFMLSFQYWLGGSRENLENFLLMLADRYLPGMRDQVKFAEPVTYLEMGIWHPLAPQMFASLAEYWDWYNAREDLPEEVKDPLAPCVGLVLQRTHLVTGDDAHYVAMVQELESRGARVVPVFAGGLDFSKPVNEFFWNAQKTAPIVDVVVSLTGFALVGGPARQDHPKAVEALQRLNRPYMVALPLVFQSTEEWAASDLGLHPVQVALQIAIPELDGAIDPIILSGRDAATGKAHAMQDRIELIAARAIKWANLRRKPKLEKKIAITVFSFPPDKGNVGTAAYLDVFASIHRVMQALAHNGYDLGPELPKTPQELMESILHDPQAQYASPELNVAAKLSVREYEALTPYVKAIEQYWGPAPGHLNTDGQNLLIYGKHFGNVFIGVQPTFGYEGDPMRLLFSRSASPHHGFAAYYTYLEKVWGADAVLHFGTHGSLEFMPGKQIGMSGECYPDNLIGSLPNLYYYAANNPSEATIAKRRGYACTISYLTPPAENAGLYKGLQELREMIGSYQTLREGARGIAIVNAICDKARLVNLDKDVDLPAGDAAQLSLEERDTVVGKIYAKLMEIESRLLPCGLHVIGAPPTAEEAIATLVSIASIDRPEEGILGLPRILAQSLGRDIDEIYRNRDRGHLADTELLDRINKACQKAVAALVQEQTDAQGRVSRVAKLNFFNMGRQAPWLAVLKEAGYPQVDPDLLKPLFEFLEECLKQITADYELGSLLRALEGEYILPGPGGDPIRNPNVLPTGRNIHALDPQSIPTAAAIKSAEIVVERLLAREMSSNGGKYPETISVVLWGTDNIKTYGESLAQVLCLLGVRPKPDALGRVNKVELIPLEELGRPRIDVVVNCSGVFRDLFVNQMDLIDRAVKLAAAAVEPPELNFVRKHALQQAEELGLTLEQAATRVFSNASGSYSANINLAVENSSWEDESELREMYLSRKSFAFGSNLPNQQMRQLFEASLKTVDVTFQNLDSSEISLTDVSHYFDADPTKLVQSLRPDGKAPSAYMADTTTPNAQIRTLSETIRLDARTKLLNPKWYEGMLKHGYEGVREIAKRLVNTSGWSATAGAVDNWIYEETNETFIKDEAMRQRLMNLNPHSFRRIVGSLLEVHGRGYWQTSQANIERLQELYQEVEDRIEGVE; encoded by the coding sequence ATGTTTACTCTGGTTAAGCCCATCACCCGCCACGTGGCCCCTGACGAGCTAGGGGGGCGCCGACTGATGAAGGTGGTGTACGTGGTGTTGGAGCCGCAGTATCAGAGTGCTCTGACAGCAGCGGTGCAGCGCATCAACGCCCGCAACCCCAAGCTGGCGGTGGAGCTGTCTGGCTACTTGGTGGAGGAGCTGCGGGATCCCTCGGGGTATGAGGCTTTCCGGCGGGATCTGGAGACGGCCAATGTTTTTATTGGCTCCCTGATCTTTATTGAGGACATTGCCCAGAAGGTGGTGCAGGCGGTGCAGCCCCTGCGGGAGCGGCTGGATGCGGTGGTGGTCTTCCCTTCCATGCCGGAGGTGATGCGCCTGAACAAGATGGGATCCTTTTCTATGGCGCAGCTGGGACAGTCCAAGAGCGCCATTGCCCAGTTCATGCGCAAGCGCCAGCAGGGATCCAACTTCCAGGAGGGGATGCTGAAGCTGTTGCAGACGCTGCCCAAGGTGCTGAAGTACCTGCCCTTTGACAAGGCCCAGGATGCCCGCAACTTCATGCTTAGCTTCCAGTACTGGCTGGGCGGATCCCGCGAGAACCTGGAGAACTTTTTGCTGATGCTGGCGGATCGCTACCTGCCGGGGATGCGGGATCAGGTCAAGTTTGCCGAGCCGGTCACCTATCTGGAAATGGGCATTTGGCACCCGCTGGCGCCGCAGATGTTTGCCAGCCTGGCGGAGTATTGGGATTGGTACAACGCCCGCGAGGATCTGCCAGAGGAGGTGAAGGATCCCTTGGCTCCCTGCGTGGGGTTGGTGTTGCAGCGCACCCACCTGGTGACGGGGGATGATGCCCACTACGTGGCCATGGTGCAAGAGCTGGAGTCGCGCGGGGCGCGGGTGGTGCCGGTGTTTGCCGGGGGTCTAGATTTCTCCAAGCCAGTGAACGAGTTTTTCTGGAACGCGCAGAAGACAGCGCCCATTGTGGATGTGGTCGTGTCGCTAACCGGGTTTGCCCTGGTGGGAGGGCCGGCGCGGCAGGATCACCCCAAGGCGGTGGAAGCGCTGCAACGGCTGAATCGCCCCTACATGGTGGCGCTGCCCTTGGTGTTTCAATCGACGGAGGAATGGGCTGCCAGCGACCTGGGGCTGCACCCGGTGCAGGTGGCTCTGCAGATTGCCATTCCCGAGCTGGACGGGGCCATCGATCCCATCATCCTCTCAGGGCGGGATGCGGCCACCGGCAAAGCTCACGCAATGCAGGATCGGATCGAGCTGATCGCGGCGCGGGCCATTAAATGGGCCAATTTGCGGCGCAAGCCCAAGCTGGAGAAGAAGATCGCCATCACCGTCTTCAGCTTCCCACCGGACAAAGGCAATGTGGGGACAGCAGCCTACCTGGATGTATTTGCCTCTATTCACCGGGTGATGCAGGCCCTGGCCCACAACGGCTACGACCTGGGGCCAGAGCTGCCCAAAACCCCGCAGGAGCTGATGGAGTCCATCCTCCACGATCCCCAGGCCCAGTACGCCAGCCCGGAGCTGAATGTGGCCGCCAAACTGTCGGTGCGGGAGTACGAGGCGCTGACACCCTACGTGAAAGCCATCGAGCAATACTGGGGGCCAGCGCCGGGGCACCTGAATACCGATGGGCAAAATCTGTTGATCTACGGCAAGCACTTTGGCAATGTGTTCATCGGGGTGCAGCCCACCTTCGGCTATGAAGGGGATCCCATGCGGCTGCTTTTTTCCAGGTCAGCCAGCCCTCACCACGGCTTTGCCGCCTACTACACCTACCTGGAGAAAGTGTGGGGGGCGGATGCGGTGTTGCACTTTGGCACCCATGGATCCCTGGAGTTTATGCCGGGCAAGCAGATCGGCATGTCGGGCGAGTGCTATCCGGATAATCTAATTGGATCCCTGCCCAACCTGTACTACTACGCCGCCAACAACCCCAGTGAGGCCACTATTGCCAAGCGGCGGGGCTACGCCTGTACCATCAGCTACCTGACGCCGCCGGCAGAAAACGCCGGCCTCTACAAGGGGCTGCAAGAGCTGCGGGAGATGATCGGCTCCTACCAAACCCTGCGGGAGGGGGCGCGGGGCATCGCCATCGTCAACGCCATCTGCGACAAGGCGCGGCTGGTGAACCTGGACAAGGATGTGGATCTTCCTGCGGGGGATGCTGCCCAGTTGAGCTTGGAAGAGCGGGACACGGTGGTGGGCAAGATCTACGCCAAGCTCATGGAGATCGAGTCGCGGCTGTTGCCCTGTGGTCTGCACGTCATTGGAGCGCCCCCCACGGCAGAGGAGGCGATTGCCACCCTGGTGAGCATTGCCAGCATTGACCGCCCCGAAGAAGGGATCCTCGGCCTGCCCCGCATTCTTGCCCAAAGCCTGGGCCGGGATATCGACGAGATCTACCGCAACCGGGATCGGGGACACCTGGCGGATACGGAGCTGCTGGATCGCATCAACAAGGCCTGCCAGAAGGCGGTGGCGGCGCTGGTGCAGGAGCAGACCGACGCCCAGGGGCGGGTCTCTAGGGTGGCCAAGCTCAACTTTTTCAACATGGGCCGGCAAGCCCCCTGGTTGGCAGTCCTAAAAGAAGCGGGCTACCCCCAGGTGGATCCGGATCTTTTGAAGCCCTTGTTTGAATTTCTGGAGGAGTGCCTCAAGCAAATTACGGCAGATTATGAGCTGGGATCCCTGCTGCGGGCCTTGGAAGGGGAGTACATTTTGCCGGGGCCAGGAGGGGATCCCATCCGCAACCCCAATGTGTTGCCGACAGGGCGCAACATCCACGCTTTGGATCCCCAGTCCATCCCCACGGCAGCCGCGATTAAGTCTGCGGAGATCGTGGTGGAACGGCTGCTGGCTCGCGAGATGAGCAGTAACGGCGGCAAGTACCCGGAGACCATCTCGGTGGTGCTCTGGGGCACCGACAACATCAAGACCTACGGGGAGTCGCTGGCGCAGGTGCTGTGTTTGCTGGGGGTGCGACCCAAACCCGATGCCCTGGGGCGGGTGAACAAGGTGGAGTTAATCCCCTTAGAGGAACTGGGCCGGCCCCGCATTGATGTGGTGGTGAACTGCTCGGGGGTGTTCCGGGATCTGTTTGTTAACCAGATGGACCTGATCGACCGGGCGGTGAAGCTGGCGGCCGCAGCGGTGGAGCCACCGGAGCTGAACTTTGTGCGCAAGCACGCCTTGCAGCAGGCAGAAGAACTGGGGCTGACGTTGGAGCAGGCGGCAACGCGGGTCTTTTCCAACGCTTCCGGATCCTACTCCGCCAACATCAACCTGGCGGTGGAAAACAGCTCTTGGGAAGATGAAAGCGAGCTGCGGGAGATGTACCTATCCCGCAAGTCCTTTGCCTTCGGCTCCAACCTGCCCAACCAGCAGATGCGACAGCTTTTTGAAGCCAGCTTGAAGACGGTGGATGTGACCTTCCAGAACCTGGACTCCTCGGAGATCAGCCTGACCGATGTCAGCCACTACTTCGACGCGGATCCCACCAAGCTGGTGCAAAGCCTGCGCCCCGACGGCAAGGCCCCCTCGGCCTACATGGCAGATACCACCACGCCCAACGCCCAGATCCGCACCCTGAGCGAAACCATCCGTCTGGACGCCCGCACCAAGCTCCTCAACCCCAAGTGGTATGAGGGGATGCTCAAGCACGGCTACGAAGGGGTACGGGAGATCGCCAAGCGGCTGGTCAACACCTCCGGCTGGTCAGCTACGGCAGGCGCGGTGGACAACTGGATCTACGAAGAAACCAACGAGACCTTCATCAAGGATGAGGCCATGCGGCAGCGCTTGATGAACCTCAATCCCCACTCCTTCCGGCGCATTGTCGGATCCCTGCTGGAGGTGCATGGGCGTGGCTACTGGCAGACTTCCCAGGCCAATATCGAGCGTCTGCAGGAGCTGTACCAGGAAGTGGAAGACCGGATCGAGGGGGTGGAGTAG
- a CDS encoding prepilin peptidase: MMWLSMMWLSSADANRIWELRLLAWVLVLVLGACVGSFLNVVVYRLPQGLSLLHPGSHCPSCKTPLGPTENIPILGWLLLRGRCRHCGAQISWRYPAVEALTMGLFALSIGALGFSAQGILTCILLSWLLALALIDLDTFLLPEELTRSGLVVGLLARLALPWLQGSGSLAATGLSLVEGIAGAVLGLWLLEGIGLLARWVLGREAMGGGDGKLLALIGMWLGWQGVVVALLFGSGFGLLAGLLAMTKGRARLGKPIPFGPYLALGGGVAALAGSQLVEGYLRWLDLVG, encoded by the coding sequence ATGATGTGGCTGAGCATGATGTGGCTGAGCAGCGCCGACGCCAACAGAATCTGGGAGCTGCGCCTGTTGGCCTGGGTGCTGGTACTGGTGCTGGGGGCCTGTGTGGGCAGCTTCTTGAACGTGGTGGTCTATCGCCTGCCGCAGGGTCTTTCTCTGCTCCATCCCGGATCCCATTGTCCAAGCTGCAAGACGCCGCTGGGCCCCACGGAGAACATTCCCATCCTAGGCTGGTTGTTGCTGCGCGGTCGCTGCCGCCATTGTGGAGCGCAGATTAGCTGGCGCTACCCTGCCGTTGAGGCGTTGACAATGGGCCTGTTTGCCCTCAGCATCGGCGCTTTGGGGTTTTCTGCCCAAGGGATCCTCACCTGCATCTTGTTGAGCTGGCTGTTGGCCCTGGCGCTCATCGATCTGGATACCTTTTTGCTGCCGGAGGAGCTGACCCGTTCAGGCCTGGTGGTGGGGCTTTTGGCCCGCCTGGCTCTGCCGTGGCTCCAGGGATCCGGATCCCTGGCCGCTACAGGCCTGTCACTGGTGGAAGGGATTGCAGGAGCTGTGCTGGGCCTCTGGCTGCTGGAGGGCATTGGCCTCTTGGCCCGTTGGGTCTTGGGGCGGGAGGCTATGGGCGGGGGAGATGGCAAGCTGTTGGCCCTGATCGGCATGTGGTTGGGCTGGCAGGGGGTGGTGGTGGCCCTTCTTTTTGGTTCCGGGTTTGGCCTGCTGGCTGGCTTGCTGGCCATGACCAAGGGGCGGGCCCGCTTGGGAAAACCCATTCCCTTTGGCCCCTACCTGGCCTTGGGTGGAGGGGTAGCCGCTCTAGCCGGATCCCAACTGGTGGAGGGCTACCTGCGCTGGCTTGACCTGGTGGGGTAG